Proteins from a single region of Chiloscyllium plagiosum isolate BGI_BamShark_2017 unplaced genomic scaffold, ASM401019v2 scaf_10537, whole genome shotgun sequence:
- the LOC122548113 gene encoding protein regulator of cytokinesis 1-like: MVDIDHFPDTTFEKDAVLEEENLFFLSDGNIKSLEVLRHQLEVQKEELMASQESLKKQIHSLWNTLQIPLEERNLCTTGSIHQVNTVLQQELEQLQLMQAKNIKQIITGIRQELNTYWDKCYYSQKEREEFAFLSNENFTEELLKVHDEELVKITLYYQKHQKLFADIEKRECWWKTFLELEKKASDPNRYANRGATLLKEERERCWLQKNIPKLEDEIKLYIERMETEQACPFLVNGQTFTTYIANQWEELRIKKGQEKRERCIKKEDGTGYKTPLKRTLTAASTPLRKIRKLNGTLNFAPVNSSGSLCNQARKPVLASQKMRRVATNTVMHICFES; this comes from the exons ATGGTGGATATTGATCATTTCCCTGATACTACATTTGAAAAAGATGCAGTCCTTGAGGAGGAGAATCTATTTTTCCTCTCTGATGGAAATATTAAATCACTTGAGGTGCTTCGTCACCAG TTAGAGGTGCAAAAGGAGGAATTGATGGCTTCACAAGAGTCTCTGAAAAAACAGATTCATTCTCTTTGGAACACTTTACAAATCCCTTTAGAGGAGCGGAACTTGTGTACAACAGGTTCGATACATCAAGTCAATACAGTG TTGCAACAGGAGCTTGAGCAGCTTCAACTAATGCAGGCtaagaatattaaacaaattaTCACTGGCATCCGACAAGAATTAAACACCTATTGGGACAAATGTTACTACAGccagaaagaaagagaagaattTGCTTTCCTTTCCAATG AAAATTTCACGGAAGAGTTGCTAAAAGTGCATGATGAGGAACTGGTAAAGATTACCCTCTATTACCAAAAACACCAAAAATTGTTTGCTGACATTGAAAAGAGGGAATGCTGGTGGAAGACCTTCTTAGAACTTGAG AAGAAGGCATCTGATCCAAACAGATATGCTAATAGAGGTGCAACTTTACTTAAAGAAGAGAGAGAACGTTGTTGGCTTCAGAAGAATATACCAAAG CTGGAAGACGAAATCAAATTATACATAGAGAGAATGGAAACTGAGCAAGCCTGTCCATTTTTGGTTAATGGGCAGACGTTCACAACGTACATTGCTAATCAATGGGAAGAACTTAGGATCAAGAAAGGacaagagaaaagagagaga TGTATAAAGAAAGAAGATGGGACTGGCTATAAAACCCCTTTAAAAAGAACATTGACTGCAGCTAGTACACCTCTGAGGAAAATCCGAAAA TTAAATGGGACCTTAAATTTTGCCCCAGTGAACAGTAGTGGAAGCCTATGTAATCAAGCGAGAAAACCTGTTCTTGCATCTCAAAAGATGAGACGTGTTGCAACAAATACGGTAATGCACATCTGTTTTGAAAGCTAG